GCGGCCGATCCGTTTCATGATCCCGATTCGGTCTGGGTCCAAGAGGGGCTGTTGATCCGGCTCGGCCTCCATGTCGGAGACCTCCTTCGTCTGGGGGAAGGACACTTCAAGATCGGCGGAATCATCCGCAAAGAGCCCGACCGGTCGGTCGGCACCTTCAGCCTCGGACCGCGGGTCCTTCTCTCGCAAGCGGCGTTGGAGAAAGCCCATCTGGTCCAGATCGGAAGCCGGGTCACCCGGCGTCTCCTTTTTAAAACCGATTTGCCCGCCACCCCGGAATTTTTAAAAGACGACTTGAAGCAGCGGTGGTCCTCGGAGTCGGTCCGCCTGCAGACCTATCGGGAGGCGCAGCCGCGGCTCGGACGTTTTCTGGAGAACTTCGCCACCTATCTCGGTCTCGTCGGGCTGATTACGTTGATGATCGGCGGGATCGCCGTCGCGAGCAACATCCATGCATTCCTCTCCGAGCGGATGCAGACGATTGCGATCCTCAAGTCGCTCGGCACGCCGACCTGGGGGGTGATGGCGGTCTATCTCCTGCTGGCGCTGCTCCTCGGCGGGATCGGCAGTCTGCTCGGGGTGGCGCTGGGGATTGGCGTCCACCATGCGCTTCTCTCCCTCCTCGCCCCCTTCCTCCCCTCCGGCTTTTCCTTTCGGCTCGCCCTCGTACCGGTGGCCCGGGGGGTTGCGATGGGACTCTGGACGACCCTTCTCTTTACCCTCTGGCCGCTGCGGCAGGTGTGGCAGGTCTCTCCGGCGCGGGTCTTCCGCCAAGAGGTGGAAGCCGATCTTTTCGGCGGAGAAAAGCGGCGCCGATTCTTCTCCCCCCGCGCCGTTCAACTGGGGGCGCTCATCGTGGTCGGATGGGCCGCGCTGGCGGTCTGGCAGGCGGGGTCGTGGCGGCTGGGAGGATGGGTCGTCTTGGGGATCGGCGTCGCCGTGCTCCTGCTGCTGGCGGCGACGGCGGCGGCCCTCTCCTTCATCAAGCGGATCGGCCGTCCCCGGCCGTTGATCCTCCGGTATGGAATCGGAAATCTCACCCGCCCCGGGCGGCAGATCGGGATGATCGTCCTCTCGATCGGGATCGGGGTCTTGATCCTTCTCACCTTGATCCAAGTGGAGACCAATCTCCTCTCGGAGCTGCAGCAAAATATTCCGGAAGATGCGCCGAGCCTCTTCTTCATCGACCTTCAGCCCGATCAAAAAGAGCCGTTCGAGGCGACGCTGGCGAAGTGGAATTTAAAAAAGCCGGCCGAGCTGACGCCGCTGGTCCGCTCGCGCCTCTCCGAACTTGACGGCAAGAAGGTCTCGGAGATCCAGACGGAGGAGCGGCCCGACGGCTGGTACTTTACCCGGGAGTATGTTCTCACCTATCAGCGCGATCTTCCCAAGCACAATTCGATTCTCCAGGGAGCCTGGTGGAAAGGGGGGGCCGAGGGGGGCGGGGCGGCCGAGGTTTCGGTCGAGGAGGAGGCGGCGCGGCACCTCGGCATTCATCTCGGCTCCCGCATTACATTCGATATTCAAGGGGTGGCGGTGGAGGGGGTGGTGACGAGCCTCCGCGAAGTCGATTGGGGGAGCCTCTCGACCAACTTCTTTTTTATCTTTCAGCCCGGCGCGCTCGACGGCGCGCCGATGACCTATGTCGCCACCGCGACCGACCGGCCCGAAGAGGATGTTCCGATTCAAAATGCGGTGATCAAATCCTTTCCCAACGTCACGGTGATCCATCTTCGGGAGGTGTTGGAAACGGTCGTCGGCATCCTCACCGAAATTACCCGGACCGTCCGGTTCATGGCGGCCTTTGCACTCGCCGTCGGATTGATCGTTCTTGCGGGGAGCATCGCCGCGACCCGGGCCCGCCGCCTTCACGAAATGGTGCTCTTCAAGACGCTCGGAGCGACCCGGTCGATCCTCCTTTCCATCCTGGCGGTCGAATATCTCTTGCTCGGTCTGATTGCCGCCTTAGTCGGCGGCCTCCTCTCCATCGGGCTCTCTTGGGGGATCGTCCACTTCTTTCTCGATCTTCGGTGGCGGTTTGACGGAATCTCTCTTCTCCTCGGACTGATCGCCGTCCTTCTGTTGACCCTCGTCACCGGGTTTTTGATGAGCTATCGGCTCCTCAAACAAAAGCCGCTCGCGGTCCTGAGAGCCGAATAATCCGCTCAGGACTTGCATAGGGCCGCCAGGGTGCCCTAGAATGAGGCTATGGTGGGGCAAGAGATTAATCCAATTCAAACCGAATGGAAACGTTTCATCGAAGGGCTCCCCCCCGCCGGCCTAGTGTCCCGTGTCATCCTCGATTCCTGGAAGCGAAGCCGCGCCGCCGGCGTCCATCCTCATCCGATGAAGTTGATCCTCCATCCGGTTTCCGAACAGATCCTTCGTCATCGATTGGACGTCAACCAAGAGTTCATTGAGGTCGCCGCGCTCCACCTCGACTGGATCTCCTCCTCCCTGTCCGGTTTGCGCCATACCGCGTTTTTGGTCGATCGGGACGGACTAATTCTCTATGCGACCGGAAACGATCATTTGATGCGCGAGGCCTTTTATGTCCTCCCCGGCTATGACTGGTCGGAGCGCCGGATGGGGACGAATGCCGTCGGAACCGCCCTCGCGACCAACCAGCCGATCGCGGTCTCCGGGCCGGAGCATTACATCCAGCTCTTTCATGGGTATACCTGCACTGCGGCGCCGATTCGAGTCCACGGCAGCACCCTCGGCGCGATCGGCATCGGTACGCCGGCGACGGAGGGCAATCCGGAGCGGCTGATCCTAACGGCGCATACCGCCTATGTCGTCGAGCAGGCGCTGATGCACCGGCGGACGGAGCGGATGGCGGAGTCGATGAAGACCGAGGCGACGGCCCTCCTCTCCAATGCGCTTGACTATAAAACGACCCTTTCGAACATCGCCCGTCTCGTCGTCCCCCGTTTCGCCGATTGGTGTTTGATCAACATGCGTGAGGAAGATCGGTCGATCAGCCGGGTGGCGGTGGCGGCGGCCGATCCGGCCCAGGCAAACCTGGCAGAAGACCTTCAGCGCCAGCCGCTCGATCCCGATGGGCCTTATGGCGCCGCCCGGGTGATACGGACCGGTCTATCGGAACTCTATCCGGAGATTTCCGACGCCGTTGTCATAGGAGCGGCTTCGGATGCAAAGCATCGAACCTTGTTGGAGCAACTCCGGATGAAGTCGGCGATGGTGGTCCCGATTACCGGCCGACAGGGGGTGCTCGGCGCGATCACCTTTATCTCAGTCGAATCCGATCGGCAATACAGCCGGGTCGATCTCGCTTTGGCCGAAGAGTTGGCCCGCCGCGCGGCGCTGGCGATTGAAAATGCCCGGCTCTATCGCGACGCCCAGCAAGAGATCGCGCGACGGAAAGAGGTGGAAGCGGCGCTCCGGCAGAGTGAAGAGCGCTTCCGGCGGCTCGGCGAGAGCGGTGTTCTGAGCATCGCCTCATTTGATCTTTCCGGTTCCATCACCGATGCCAACGATGCCTTCCTGAAGATGATTCAATACAGTCGGGAAGAGCTGCGGGCCGGAAAGGTCCGCTGGGACCCCCTGACGCCGCCGGAGTGGATCGAGCGGACGCGGCAGGCCGTTGAGGAGATGAAGCAACATGGGAGCTGTGTTCCTTATGAGAGGGAATATCTCCGAAAAGACGGCAGCCGGTTCTGGGGCCTGTTCGGCGGCGCCCTGCTCAATGAGGGTTCGGAAGGGGTCGCCTTTGTGATCGATACCACCGAGCGCAAGCGGGCCGAGGAGGGATTGCGCCACTCCGAGGAGA
This DNA window, taken from Candidatus Manganitrophaceae bacterium, encodes the following:
- a CDS encoding FtsX-like permease family protein — protein: MSRFVLRMVWREARGSFRHFLSFLLSIALGVGSIVGVGNIAANLQEMSFHESRNLLAGDLEARLNRPLSPAGEGALSDLPQGVQFIRVTEVIGMAATEAASQSQLVELKAVEPGYPFYGRLLLDPPAADPFHDPDSVWVQEGLLIRLGLHVGDLLRLGEGHFKIGGIIRKEPDRSVGTFSLGPRVLLSQAALEKAHLVQIGSRVTRRLLFKTDLPATPEFLKDDLKQRWSSESVRLQTYREAQPRLGRFLENFATYLGLVGLITLMIGGIAVASNIHAFLSERMQTIAILKSLGTPTWGVMAVYLLLALLLGGIGSLLGVALGIGVHHALLSLLAPFLPSGFSFRLALVPVARGVAMGLWTTLLFTLWPLRQVWQVSPARVFRQEVEADLFGGEKRRRFFSPRAVQLGALIVVGWAALAVWQAGSWRLGGWVVLGIGVAVLLLLAATAAALSFIKRIGRPRPLILRYGIGNLTRPGRQIGMIVLSIGIGVLILLTLIQVETNLLSELQQNIPEDAPSLFFIDLQPDQKEPFEATLAKWNLKKPAELTPLVRSRLSELDGKKVSEIQTEERPDGWYFTREYVLTYQRDLPKHNSILQGAWWKGGAEGGGAAEVSVEEEAARHLGIHLGSRITFDIQGVAVEGVVTSLREVDWGSLSTNFFFIFQPGALDGAPMTYVATATDRPEEDVPIQNAVIKSFPNVTVIHLREVLETVVGILTEITRTVRFMAAFALAVGLIVLAGSIAATRARRLHEMVLFKTLGATRSILLSILAVEYLLLGLIAALVGGLLSIGLSWGIVHFFLDLRWRFDGISLLLGLIAVLLLTLVTGFLMSYRLLKQKPLAVLRAE
- a CDS encoding PAS domain S-box protein, coding for MVGQEINPIQTEWKRFIEGLPPAGLVSRVILDSWKRSRAAGVHPHPMKLILHPVSEQILRHRLDVNQEFIEVAALHLDWISSSLSGLRHTAFLVDRDGLILYATGNDHLMREAFYVLPGYDWSERRMGTNAVGTALATNQPIAVSGPEHYIQLFHGYTCTAAPIRVHGSTLGAIGIGTPATEGNPERLILTAHTAYVVEQALMHRRTERMAESMKTEATALLSNALDYKTTLSNIARLVVPRFADWCLINMREEDRSISRVAVAAADPAQANLAEDLQRQPLDPDGPYGAARVIRTGLSELYPEISDAVVIGAASDAKHRTLLEQLRMKSAMVVPITGRQGVLGAITFISVESDRQYSRVDLALAEELARRAALAIENARLYRDAQQEIARRKEVEAALRQSEERFRRLGESGVLSIASFDLSGSITDANDAFLKMIQYSREELRAGKVRWDPLTPPEWIERTRQAVEEMKQHGSCVPYEREYLRKDGSRFWGLFGGALLNEGSEGVAFVIDTTERKRAEEGLRHSEEKYRTLFETMTQGVVYQDEEGKILSANPSAERILGLTIDQMQGRSSFDLDWRAIRDDGSALPGEAHPAMVALRTGAPVKNVIMGVFHPEEKGYRWINVNAIPQFRPGEKKPYQVYATFADITERRQVEEQIRFQANLLDVVEQAIIVTDLAGVILYWNRFSEKLYGWSAKEVLGRNITEVTPSDLSYEEGVKIMRRLALGRGWSGEFQVRRRDGSLFTAMVVDTPIRNERGELIGVIGVSFDITARKQVEEALNQKKVEAEEASRAKTQFVSMISHELRTPLNAIIGYADLLSRPRPVEDPAKLKERVDRISYNARILLDLINNLLNLNRLEAGQMPVTVETVFLVDVVEKIVDNLRTMGEEKGLKVDLINEVGPFAIRSDLKKIEQIVRNLVSNAIKFTDRGSVTVRLLDFPAEQRVGVEVSDTGIGISGKDLSRLFEPFYQADTSDTRSHEGSGLGLSIVKKFADLLGATVQIGSAVGVGTTVTVRIPYDPPA